Proteins from a single region of Cytophagaceae bacterium:
- a CDS encoding 5'-methylthioadenosine/adenosylhomocysteine nucleosidase, which translates to MSVRILFIILFLSLKIAAQKIAIIGAMPEEIELLKENMQKMKVKTHHDLTFYEGKIEGQKVVVMKGGIGKVNAAYSTALLLEKYPIEKIIFTGVAGGLHPDARPGDIVIADSIFHHDYVRYLPDNKVVSWPTRNIIEGKPNPFAFACDTILTKKAITEAAFVKFQPIEGHMPQIFKGKIATGDAFVSSHEKAAELYQKHHTLATEMEGAAVAQIAYQRGVRFLIIRSCSDNANNNASVDFRTFVKPAAENAIRLVLRILAE; encoded by the coding sequence ATGTCTGTAAGAATCTTATTTATAATCCTGTTTTTAAGTTTGAAAATTGCTGCACAAAAGATTGCTATCATCGGAGCTATGCCCGAGGAGATTGAGCTTTTGAAAGAAAATATGCAGAAAATGAAAGTGAAAACCCATCACGATCTCACTTTCTATGAAGGCAAAATCGAAGGTCAAAAAGTAGTGGTAATGAAAGGCGGGATTGGGAAGGTAAATGCGGCGTATTCCACAGCACTTTTGCTGGAAAAATATCCGATAGAAAAAATAATCTTTACCGGAGTAGCTGGCGGACTGCACCCTGATGCCCGGCCGGGTGACATTGTAATAGCCGATTCGATTTTTCATCATGATTATGTGAGATATCTTCCTGACAACAAAGTGGTAAGCTGGCCTACCAGAAACATAATCGAAGGTAAACCTAACCCGTTTGCTTTTGCTTGTGATACTATTTTGACCAAAAAAGCGATAACAGAAGCTGCTTTTGTAAAATTTCAGCCTATCGAAGGCCATATGCCACAAATATTTAAAGGTAAAATTGCAACCGGCGATGCATTTGTGTCGAGTCATGAAAAAGCTGCTGAACTTTATCAAAAACATCACACTCTTGCTACCGAAATGGAAGGGGCGGCCGTGGCTCAAATTGCCTATCAAAGGGGAGTTAGATTTCTGATTATCAGATCTTGCTCCGACAACGCCAACAATAACGCTAGTGTGGATTTCAGAACCTTTGTAAAGCCTGCCGCCGAAAACGCCATCAGATTGGTTTTGAGGATTTTGGCGGAGTGA
- a CDS encoding Hsp70 family protein, giving the protein MQKYIYGVDFGTSNSALAILDLESKQVVKLFTIPSLLFFKEPKVRGEMTQIAVGTEAIELYVKNRMDGRFMKSIKKVLPNKSFIDTRIGAKLYKAEDLVALILKKLKTMADEYVGQEVKTAVMGRPVVFDENPERDALAQNRLENAARLVGFEEIHFQFEPVGAAYAYERESVSHQLVLVADFGGGTSDFSLMKLNPGAAELRDRRKDMIGQGGIYIGGDSFDSDIMWHKGTPHFGRGVKEEFTPGKPLDLPLSYFQNICSWEKMNFLDTLRMKLSIQKSYNFSGKDYRVRNLQILIEENLGYSLFKEIEKAKINISNDPMTDFRFEQSGIVLNETIEYREFSETIISENLQKIMNYLESFLEDKNIKPGDIDAVFMTGGTSLLKTLHDAFSEKFGKDKLKSGDNFHSVANGLAYSYWSFVKN; this is encoded by the coding sequence AAGCTTTTTACAATACCTTCATTATTGTTTTTTAAGGAACCCAAAGTCCGGGGAGAAATGACCCAAATAGCCGTGGGCACCGAAGCGATTGAGCTTTATGTCAAAAACCGCATGGATGGCCGCTTTATGAAGTCTATCAAAAAAGTGCTGCCCAACAAGAGCTTTATCGATACCCGTATCGGAGCCAAACTTTACAAAGCGGAGGATCTGGTGGCTTTGATTCTTAAAAAATTGAAGACCATGGCCGACGAATATGTAGGTCAGGAAGTGAAAACGGCTGTAATGGGTCGCCCGGTGGTGTTTGATGAAAACCCTGAGCGTGATGCATTGGCCCAAAATAGGTTGGAAAATGCGGCCCGGCTGGTGGGTTTTGAGGAAATACACTTTCAGTTTGAGCCCGTGGGGGCAGCGTATGCTTACGAACGGGAGTCAGTGAGCCATCAATTGGTTTTAGTGGCCGATTTTGGAGGAGGGACTTCTGATTTTTCTTTGATGAAACTCAACCCGGGTGCCGCTGAACTCAGAGACCGAAGAAAAGATATGATCGGGCAGGGCGGGATTTATATCGGTGGCGACAGTTTTGACTCCGACATCATGTGGCACAAGGGTACGCCGCATTTTGGGCGAGGTGTAAAAGAGGAATTCACGCCTGGCAAGCCTCTCGATTTGCCACTTTCTTATTTTCAGAATATCTGTTCATGGGAGAAAATGAACTTTCTCGATACACTAAGGATGAAGCTCAGCATTCAGAAATCGTATAACTTTTCAGGAAAAGATTACAGGGTCAGGAATCTACAGATTTTGATTGAGGAAAATTTAGGATATTCGCTTTTCAAAGAAATAGAGAAGGCAAAAATCAATATTTCGAACGATCCGATGACCGATTTTAGATTTGAGCAAAGCGGCATCGTTTTAAATGAAACAATAGAATACCGGGAATTTTCGGAAACCATTATTTCGGAGAATCTTCAAAAAATCATGAATTACCTTGAGAGTTTTCTGGAAGATAAAAATATAAAACCTGGAGATATTGATGCCGTTTTTATGACAGGCGGAACGTCCCTACTTAAAACACTTCATGATGCCTTTTCCGAAAAATTTGGAAAGGACAAACTTAAATCAGGCGATAATTTCCACTCAGTGGCCAATGGACTGGCGTATAGTTATTGGAGTTTTGTGAAAAACTAA